Proteins from a single region of Sphingomonas morindae:
- a CDS encoding 3'(2'),5'-bisphosphate nucleotidase CysQ, with protein MLDAVAAAAAEAGAYALARAEGGFRRWEKAGGEPVCEIDLAVDRMLRARLGAIDAGAGWLSEESVDDPARLAAPRLWVVDPIDGTRDYIRGRPGWAISVALVEAGRPVIAVLDAPARGEIWRARAGAPATRNGARLAASTRTALAGARVPADRLPRRERDFVAVAKPNSIALRIAMVAAGEADLVATLRWGHEWDIAAAVLIAEQAGARVSDALGAPLAFNTPSASAFGVLACAPALHAPAVARLAGYSEVADRVQRR; from the coding sequence TTGCTGGATGCGGTCGCCGCCGCCGCCGCCGAGGCCGGCGCCTATGCGCTCGCCCGCGCCGAGGGCGGCTTCCGGCGCTGGGAAAAGGCGGGCGGCGAGCCGGTGTGCGAGATCGATCTCGCCGTCGACCGGATGCTGCGCGCGCGGCTCGGCGCGATCGACGCCGGCGCTGGCTGGCTTTCCGAGGAAAGCGTCGACGATCCCGCCCGGCTCGCGGCGCCGCGCCTCTGGGTCGTCGATCCGATCGACGGCACGCGCGATTATATCCGCGGCCGGCCGGGCTGGGCGATCTCGGTGGCGCTGGTGGAGGCGGGGCGGCCGGTGATCGCGGTGCTCGATGCGCCCGCGCGCGGCGAGATCTGGCGCGCGCGGGCGGGCGCGCCGGCGACGCGCAACGGCGCGCGCCTCGCCGCCTCGACCCGCACCGCGCTGGCCGGCGCCCGCGTTCCGGCGGACCGGCTGCCGCGGCGCGAGCGCGATTTCGTGGCGGTCGCCAAGCCCAATTCGATCGCGCTCCGCATCGCCATGGTGGCGGCGGGCGAGGCCGATCTCGTCGCGACGCTGCGCTGGGGGCATGAATGGGACATCGCCGCCGCCGTGCTGATCGCCGAACAGGCGGGCGCGCGGGTGAGCGATGCGCTGGGGGCCCCGCTCGCCTTCAACACGCCGTCCGCCTCCGCCTTCGGGGTGCTGGCCTGCGCGCCCGCGCTGCACGCGCCGGCGGTGGCGCGGCTGGCGGGCTATAGCGAGGTGGCGGACCGGGTGCAGCGGCGCTGA
- a CDS encoding lysylphosphatidylglycerol synthase domain-containing protein has protein sequence MTKASLRWPVAIAFAAGIAAALWAIGTVGLTDLVHAAARLGGWGFFAICMASVGILGLLGGAWAAAMPMVPARRVGLFAWARAAREAANDLLPFSQLGGLMVGGRTLTGAGLAVVPVYAAMIIDLTTEMASQLVVTLFGLGALATLLAQGGVVSGAAWGGAGIAVATLLAMVLFQRPLLSLIDRIGTRLLPEADLPLGRIRDELDRLYRAKAPILSSFLLNLAAWMASALLAWAILWLIGARYPVGRVVALESLIFAVRSAAFLIPGALGVQEAAYLLLAHSFGINAEAALALSVIKRARDVAIGLPTLLLWWAQDVRRGVARA, from the coding sequence GTGACCAAGGCCAGCCTGCGCTGGCCGGTGGCGATCGCCTTCGCCGCCGGCATCGCCGCCGCGCTCTGGGCGATCGGCACCGTCGGCTTGACGGATCTGGTCCATGCCGCCGCGCGGCTCGGCGGCTGGGGCTTTTTCGCGATCTGCATGGCCTCGGTCGGCATTCTGGGCCTGCTGGGCGGCGCCTGGGCGGCGGCAATGCCGATGGTGCCGGCGCGGCGCGTGGGGCTGTTCGCCTGGGCGCGGGCGGCGCGCGAGGCGGCCAATGATCTGCTGCCCTTCTCGCAGCTGGGCGGGCTGATGGTGGGCGGCCGCACGCTGACCGGCGCCGGCCTGGCGGTGGTGCCGGTCTATGCCGCGATGATCATCGATCTCACCACCGAGATGGCGAGCCAGCTCGTCGTCACCCTGTTCGGCCTTGGCGCGCTCGCCACGTTGCTCGCCCAGGGCGGCGTGGTGTCGGGCGCGGCCTGGGGCGGGGCCGGCATCGCGGTGGCGACCTTGCTCGCCATGGTGCTGTTCCAGCGCCCGCTGCTGAGCCTGATCGATCGAATCGGCACGCGCCTGCTGCCCGAGGCGGATCTGCCGCTCGGCCGGATCCGCGACGAGCTTGACCGCCTCTATCGCGCCAAGGCGCCGATCCTCAGCTCCTTCCTGCTCAATCTCGCCGCCTGGATGGCGAGCGCGCTGCTCGCCTGGGCGATCCTGTGGCTGATCGGCGCGCGCTATCCGGTGGGGCGCGTGGTGGCGCTGGAAAGCCTCATCTTCGCGGTGCGCTCCGCCGCCTTCCTCATCCCCGGCGCGCTCGGCGTGCAGGAGGCGGCCTATCTGCTGCTCGCCCACAGCTTCGGCATCAATGCCGAGGCGGCGCTGGCGCTGTCGGTGATCAAGCGCGCGCGCGACGTGGCGATCGGCCTGCCCACGCTGCTGCTCTGGTGGGCGCAGGATGTGCGGCGCGGCGTCGCCCGCGCCTGA
- a CDS encoding ferritin-like domain-containing protein — protein sequence MTLMDRSLEPTAPAPGTRVPLGSEAHKILFCRTLLDTHDPYKPALIEWPRLDPETQAKITSLPIWDIAVATEGRAGMNVRSFGEGVADPLLKRAVDMNAFEESRHKVVLADMVEAYGIVLGPEPDYKRPRDPEFAFMRTGYSECIDSFFGFGLFKIAKDSGFFPAALVDTFEPVMREEGRHILFFVNWVAWRRRTMKWWQRPIFEAKVLIVWAFLIGERISMAKGMGDNTKAQDNNFTLNGSKELGVEVSFPELARICLAENDRRLAPYDARLIRPRFVPGCMRLALRFARRSAAT from the coding sequence ATGACTCTCATGGACCGCAGCCTGGAACCCACCGCGCCGGCGCCGGGCACCCGCGTGCCGCTCGGATCGGAGGCGCACAAGATCCTGTTCTGCCGCACGCTGCTGGATACGCACGATCCCTATAAGCCCGCGCTGATCGAATGGCCCCGGCTCGATCCGGAGACGCAGGCCAAAATCACCTCGCTGCCGATCTGGGACATTGCGGTGGCGACCGAGGGCCGCGCCGGGATGAATGTCCGCAGCTTCGGCGAAGGCGTCGCCGATCCGCTGCTCAAGCGCGCGGTGGACATGAACGCCTTTGAGGAAAGCCGCCACAAGGTGGTGCTGGCCGACATGGTGGAAGCCTATGGCATCGTGCTTGGCCCCGAGCCCGACTATAAGCGTCCGCGCGATCCCGAATTCGCCTTCATGCGCACCGGCTATTCCGAATGCATCGACAGCTTTTTCGGCTTCGGCCTGTTCAAGATCGCCAAGGATTCGGGCTTCTTCCCGGCGGCGCTGGTCGATACGTTCGAGCCCGTGATGCGCGAGGAAGGCCGCCACATCCTGTTTTTCGTCAATTGGGTGGCGTGGCGGCGGCGGACGATGAAATGGTGGCAACGCCCGATTTTTGAGGCCAAGGTGTTGATTGTATGGGCTTTCCTCATCGGAGAGCGGATCAGCATGGCCAAGGGCATGGGCGACAACACCAAGGCGCAGGACAATAATTTCACGCTCAACGGCTCCAAGGAGCTGGGCGTGGAGGTGAGCTTTCCCGAACTGGCGCGGATCTGCCTGGCCGAGAATGATCGCCGGCTCGCCCCCTATGACGCGCGCCTGATCCGGCCCCGCTTCGTGCCGGGCTGCATGCGGCTGGCGCTGCGCTTCGCCCGCAGGTCCGCCGCGACGTGA
- the hpnK gene encoding hopanoid biosynthesis-associated protein HpnK, with the protein MITGAAGAPRLIVTADDFGASISVNAAIERGHRDGILTCASLMVAGEAAADAVARARRLPGLGVGLHLVLVEGRPVLPPSAVPDLVDAHGRFRTNMARAGATIFFKPAARRQLAAEIRAQFEAFARTGLTLDHVNAHKHFHLHPTIAGLVLRIGRQFGLRAARAPIEPLAPVAAVEPARATLAGRIAAPYARLLARRLRRAGVRVPDAVFGLAWSGAMTPARVAGLVAHLPSGVSELYVHPAERDDWPGHAPGYAYRAELEALIAPATRDAVAARGVRLIRFSDWTEGVGA; encoded by the coding sequence GTGATCACAGGCGCGGCCGGGGCGCCGCGCCTGATCGTCACCGCCGACGATTTCGGCGCCTCGATTTCGGTCAACGCGGCGATCGAGCGCGGCCATCGCGACGGCATCCTCACCTGCGCCAGCCTGATGGTGGCGGGCGAGGCCGCCGCCGATGCGGTGGCGCGCGCGCGGCGCCTGCCGGGGCTGGGCGTCGGCCTGCATCTCGTGCTGGTGGAAGGCCGCCCGGTGCTGCCGCCATCGGCCGTGCCCGATCTGGTGGATGCGCACGGCCGGTTCCGCACCAACATGGCGCGGGCCGGCGCCACCATTTTCTTCAAGCCGGCGGCGCGGCGCCAGCTTGCGGCCGAGATCCGCGCCCAGTTCGAGGCCTTCGCCAGGACCGGGCTGACGCTGGACCATGTCAACGCGCACAAGCATTTCCACCTCCACCCCACGATCGCGGGGCTGGTGCTGCGGATCGGCCGGCAATTCGGCCTCCGCGCCGCGCGCGCGCCGATCGAGCCGCTGGCGCCGGTCGCGGCGGTGGAGCCGGCGCGCGCCACGCTGGCCGGGCGCATCGCCGCCCCCTATGCCCGGCTGCTCGCCCGGCGGCTGCGCCGCGCCGGGGTGCGCGTGCCCGACGCCGTGTTCGGCCTCGCCTGGTCCGGAGCGATGACGCCGGCGCGCGTCGCCGGTCTGGTCGCGCATCTTCCGTCCGGCGTGAGCGAACTCTATGTGCATCCCGCCGAGCGCGACGATTGGCCGGGCCATGCCCCCGGCTATGCCTATCGCGCCGAGCTTGAGGCGCTGATCGCGCCGGCGACGCGGGACGCCGTGGCGGCGCGCGGCGTGCGGCTGATCCGCTTTTCGGACTGGACGGAAGGAGTTGGCGCATGA
- the hpnJ gene encoding hopanoid biosynthesis associated radical SAM protein HpnJ — protein MMRTLFLQAPSFDGYDGGAGARYQMKREVRSFWYPTWLAQPAALVEGSKLIDAPAHDLSWDDIKHEVDARDLVILHTSTPSFRQDVHTAELIKQRNPRVLIGMIGAKVAVEAEKSLQASTAIDFVARNEFDFTILDVAKGMKLSEVEGISYRDADGTIIHNRDRAVIENMDSLPFVSPVYKRDLTLEKYFGGYLRHPYVSFYTGRGCKSRCTFCLWPQTVGGHNYRTRSIGHVIEEVQYVLKEMPQIKEIFFDDDTLTDNLPRVEAIAEALGALGFGTPGFPVSWSCNAKANVPRKTLEIMKKGGCRLLLVGYESGNQQILHNIKKGLRVDVARQFTKDCHELGIVIHGTFILGLPGETLETIEETIEYAKEINPHTIQVSLAAPYPGTFLYKQATENGWFDGTDHLLTDGGTQIAQLSYPHLPAEVIFDKVEEMYKRFYFRPRKIGAIVGEMVRDFDMMKRRLREGVEFFNFLRARKQAA, from the coding sequence ATGATGCGCACCCTGTTCCTGCAGGCGCCCTCCTTCGACGGATATGATGGCGGCGCCGGCGCGCGCTACCAGATGAAGCGCGAGGTCCGCTCCTTCTGGTACCCGACCTGGCTCGCCCAGCCCGCCGCGCTGGTGGAAGGCTCCAAGCTGATCGATGCGCCCGCGCACGATCTTTCGTGGGACGATATCAAGCATGAGGTTGATGCGCGCGATCTCGTGATCCTGCACACCTCCACCCCCTCCTTCCGCCAGGACGTCCACACCGCCGAGCTGATCAAGCAGCGCAACCCGCGCGTGCTCATCGGCATGATCGGCGCCAAGGTCGCCGTTGAGGCGGAAAAGTCGCTCCAGGCGTCGACCGCGATCGATTTCGTGGCGCGCAACGAGTTCGATTTCACCATCCTCGATGTCGCCAAGGGCATGAAGCTGTCCGAGGTGGAGGGCATCAGCTATCGCGACGCCGATGGCACGATCATCCACAACCGCGACCGCGCGGTGATCGAGAACATGGATTCGCTGCCCTTCGTCTCGCCCGTCTACAAGCGCGACCTGACGCTCGAGAAATATTTCGGCGGCTATCTGCGCCACCCCTATGTCAGCTTCTACACCGGCCGCGGCTGCAAGAGCCGCTGCACCTTCTGCCTCTGGCCGCAGACCGTGGGCGGCCATAACTACCGCACCCGCTCGATCGGCCATGTCATCGAGGAGGTGCAATATGTCCTGAAGGAGATGCCCCAGATCAAGGAGATCTTCTTCGACGACGACACGCTGACCGACAATCTCCCGCGGGTCGAGGCGATCGCCGAGGCGCTCGGCGCGCTCGGCTTCGGCACGCCCGGCTTCCCCGTCTCCTGGTCGTGCAACGCCAAGGCCAATGTGCCGAGGAAGACGCTGGAGATCATGAAGAAGGGCGGCTGCCGCCTGCTGCTGGTCGGCTATGAGAGCGGCAACCAGCAGATCCTGCACAACATCAAGAAGGGCCTGCGCGTCGATGTCGCGCGGCAGTTCACCAAGGACTGCCACGAGCTCGGCATCGTCATCCACGGCACCTTCATCCTCGGCCTGCCCGGCGAGACGCTGGAGACGATCGAGGAGACAATCGAATACGCCAAGGAGATCAACCCGCACACCATCCAGGTGTCGCTGGCGGCGCCCTATCCGGGCACCTTCCTGTACAAGCAGGCGACCGAGAATGGCTGGTTCGACGGCACCGACCATCTGCTCACCGATGGCGGCACGCAGATCGCCCAGCTCTCCTACCCGCATCTGCCGGCCGAGGTGATCTTCGACAAGGTCGAGGAAATGTACAAGCGCTTCTACTTCCGGCCCCGCAAGATCGGCGCGATCGTGGGCGAGATGGTGCGCGATTTCGACATGATGAAGCGCCGCCTGCGCGAGGGCGTGGAATTCTTCAACTTCCTGCGCGCGCGCAAGCAGGCGGCGTGA
- the hpnI gene encoding bacteriohopanetetrol glucosamine biosynthesis glycosyltransferase HpnI: MSLMAAAATLLAGVAILYTLAAAALAGRWRAPPPAEGAAPSITLLKPLHGPEPGLEAKLASFLDQDYAGPVEMICGVARADDPALAAARAVGATLVVDPRRHGANGKVSNLINMAEAAQGAVIVLSDDDMEAPRDYLRRLVAALAAPGTGAVTCLYAGRGDAGGWSRLAAAGISWQFLPNVMIGLATGLAKPCMGSTIALSAETLARIGGFARVKDLLADDHAIGAAVRALGLEVAVPPMILTHGCSESSLSALIAHELRWAATVRLLDPWGYAGSLVTWPLPLALIAIMAGAPTYLALAALAARLVLALRIDRLAGRRTAPLWTLPLRDLLGFALFVASWFVRRVDWRGETLRLSEDGRVSAETETA, translated from the coding sequence ATGAGCCTGATGGCGGCGGCCGCGACGCTGCTTGCGGGGGTGGCGATTCTCTACACGCTCGCCGCCGCCGCGCTGGCCGGGCGCTGGCGGGCGCCGCCGCCGGCGGAGGGCGCGGCGCCCTCGATCACGCTGCTCAAGCCGCTGCACGGGCCCGAGCCGGGGCTCGAGGCCAAGCTGGCGAGCTTCCTCGACCAGGACTATGCCGGGCCGGTGGAGATGATCTGCGGCGTCGCGCGCGCGGACGATCCGGCGCTCGCGGCGGCGCGCGCGGTCGGCGCCACGCTGGTGGTGGATCCCCGCCGCCACGGCGCCAATGGCAAGGTCTCCAACCTCATCAACATGGCCGAGGCGGCCCAGGGCGCGGTGATCGTGCTCAGCGACGATGATATGGAGGCCCCGCGCGACTATCTGCGCCGCCTCGTCGCCGCGCTCGCCGCGCCCGGCACCGGCGCCGTCACCTGCCTCTATGCCGGGCGCGGCGACGCCGGCGGCTGGAGCCGCCTCGCCGCCGCCGGCATCAGCTGGCAATTTCTGCCGAACGTGATGATCGGCCTCGCCACCGGCCTCGCCAAGCCCTGCATGGGATCGACGATCGCGCTCTCGGCCGAGACGCTGGCGCGGATCGGCGGCTTCGCGCGCGTCAAGGATCTGCTCGCCGACGATCATGCGATCGGCGCGGCGGTGCGCGCGCTGGGGCTCGAGGTGGCGGTGCCGCCGATGATCCTCACCCATGGCTGCAGCGAATCGTCGCTCTCCGCGCTGATCGCGCACGAGCTGCGCTGGGCGGCGACGGTGCGGCTGCTCGATCCCTGGGGCTATGCCGGCAGCCTCGTCACCTGGCCGTTGCCGCTGGCGCTGATCGCGATTATGGCGGGCGCGCCGACCTATCTCGCACTCGCAGCGCTTGCCGCCAGGCTGGTGCTGGCGCTACGGATCGATCGGCTCGCCGGCCGCCGGACCGCGCCCCTGTGGACGCTGCCCCTGCGGGACCTGCTTGGCTTCGCGCTGTTTGTCGCCTCCTGGTTCGTCCGGCGGGTCGATTGGCGGGGCGAAACGCTGCGATTGAGTGAAGACGGCCGGGTTTCGGCCGAGACGGAGACGGCTTAG
- the hpnA gene encoding hopanoid-associated sugar epimerase, which produces MEAETILITGVSGFVGARVARRFAAAGWRVRGLVRATSPRRLLADFPGELVEGDMRDEAAVARALAGCAGLAHVAADYRLWARDPEEIVRANREGTRAVMLAALACQTRRIVYTSSVATLAPDPAGPADEERPLTEETAIGAYKRSKVAAERLVESLVATRGLPAVIVNPSTPIGPGDVKPTPTGRILLDAAAGRMPAYVDTGLNLVHVDDVADGHYRAFQKGLVGRRYILGGADVPLRALLEEVARQSGRRPPSVRLPRRPLMPLALAAEGIARITGREPRLTRDALRMAGYHMYFSSARARAAFGYTARPWQEGVRDALAWFRAEAML; this is translated from the coding sequence ATGGAAGCCGAGACGATCCTGATCACCGGCGTATCCGGCTTTGTCGGCGCGCGCGTGGCGCGGCGTTTCGCCGCCGCCGGCTGGCGCGTGCGGGGCCTGGTGCGCGCCACGAGCCCGCGCCGCCTGCTCGCCGATTTTCCGGGCGAGCTGGTGGAAGGCGATATGCGCGACGAGGCGGCGGTGGCGCGCGCGCTCGCCGGCTGCGCGGGGCTCGCCCATGTCGCCGCCGATTACCGGCTCTGGGCGCGCGATCCGGAGGAGATCGTCCGCGCCAATCGCGAGGGTACGCGCGCGGTGATGCTGGCGGCGCTGGCCTGCCAGACGCGGCGCATCGTCTATACCAGCAGCGTGGCGACGCTCGCGCCCGATCCCGCCGGCCCCGCCGACGAGGAGCGCCCGCTCACCGAGGAGACCGCGATCGGCGCCTATAAGCGCAGCAAGGTGGCCGCCGAGCGGCTGGTGGAATCGCTGGTGGCGACGCGCGGCCTGCCGGCGGTGATCGTCAATCCCTCGACGCCGATCGGCCCCGGCGACGTCAAGCCGACGCCGACCGGACGCATCCTGCTGGACGCGGCGGCCGGACGCATGCCGGCCTATGTCGATACCGGGCTCAACCTCGTCCATGTCGACGATGTCGCCGATGGCCATTATCGCGCCTTTCAGAAGGGGCTGGTCGGCCGGCGCTATATCCTGGGGGGCGCCGACGTGCCGCTGCGGGCGCTGCTCGAGGAGGTGGCGCGGCAAAGCGGGCGGCGTCCGCCATCGGTGCGGCTGCCGCGCCGGCCGCTGATGCCGCTGGCGCTGGCGGCGGAGGGGATCGCGCGGATCACCGGCCGCGAGCCGCGCCTCACGCGCGATGCGCTGCGCATGGCGGGCTACCATATGTATTTCTCCTCGGCCCGCGCGCGCGCCGCCTTCGGCTACACGGCGCGGCCATGGCAGGAGGGCGTGCGCGATGCGCTCGCCTGGTTCCGGGCGGAGGCGATGCTGTGA
- a CDS encoding glycosyltransferase, protein MIWAALASLLIWAYLLLARDGFWLADQTDRAVPPPPRVWPAVTAVVPARDEADVIAASIGALLAQDYPGPYQVVLVDDGSSDGTAAIAAALPGAARLRIVAGTPPPRGWTGKLWAMANGITAAGAAPRWLWFTDADIAHAPDMLTSLVARAEADGLAMHSLMARLECRALAERALIPAFVFFFQMLYPFRRVNRPAARMAAAAGGCMLIRRDLLARAGGVGAIAHAIIDDCAMGALMKKEGPIRLALTDRAVSIRPYGGWRAIGAMIARSAYAQLRYSPLLLLLTLCGMALVYCVPPLAVLAGGWTSLAGLAAWALMAVSFVPMARFYGRSPFWGVALPAIGLFYAGATLISALRHWQGRGGMWKGRAQAGLERVEP, encoded by the coding sequence GTGATCTGGGCCGCGCTCGCCTCGCTGCTGATCTGGGCCTATCTGCTGCTCGCCCGCGACGGCTTCTGGCTCGCCGACCAGACCGACCGCGCCGTGCCCCCGCCGCCGCGGGTCTGGCCGGCGGTGACGGCGGTGGTGCCCGCGCGCGACGAGGCGGACGTGATCGCCGCCTCGATCGGCGCGCTGCTGGCGCAGGACTATCCCGGGCCCTATCAGGTGGTGCTGGTGGACGATGGCAGCAGCGACGGCACCGCCGCCATCGCCGCCGCCCTGCCGGGCGCGGCGCGGCTGCGCATCGTGGCGGGTACGCCGCCGCCGCGCGGCTGGACGGGCAAGCTATGGGCGATGGCGAACGGCATCACCGCCGCCGGCGCCGCGCCGCGCTGGCTCTGGTTCACCGATGCCGATATCGCCCATGCGCCGGACATGCTCACCAGCCTGGTGGCGCGCGCCGAGGCGGACGGGCTCGCCATGCATTCGCTGATGGCGCGGCTGGAATGCCGGGCGCTCGCCGAGCGCGCGCTGATCCCCGCCTTCGTCTTCTTCTTCCAGATGCTCTACCCCTTCCGGCGGGTGAACCGGCCGGCGGCGCGGATGGCGGCGGCGGCGGGCGGCTGCATGCTGATCCGGCGCGATCTGCTCGCCCGCGCCGGCGGGGTCGGCGCGATCGCCCACGCCATCATCGACGATTGCGCGATGGGCGCGCTGATGAAGAAGGAGGGGCCGATACGGCTGGCGCTGACCGACCGCGCGGTGAGCATCCGCCCCTATGGCGGCTGGCGCGCGATCGGCGCGATGATCGCGCGCTCCGCCTATGCGCAGCTGCGCTACTCGCCGCTGCTGCTGCTGCTCACCCTGTGCGGCATGGCGCTGGTCTATTGCGTGCCGCCGCTCGCCGTGCTGGCGGGCGGCTGGACGAGCCTGGCGGGCCTTGCCGCCTGGGCGCTGATGGCGGTGAGCTTCGTGCCGATGGCGCGCTTCTATGGCCGCAGCCCCTTTTGGGGGGTGGCGCTGCCGGCGATCGGCCTCTTCTATGCGGGCGCCACCTTGATCTCGGCGCTGCGCCACTGGCAGGGGCGGGGCGGCATGTGGAAAGGCCGGGCGCAGGCCGGGCTCGAGCGGGTGGAACCATGA
- the hpnC gene encoding squalene synthase HpnC — protein sequence MSEAAALASGKGAKDENFPVASWLVAPRHRPVILAFYAFARLADDIADHPTVTAETKLARLEAMRASLTGEAESEPVATRLRAMLAEAGLGDRHALDLLEAFRRDVTRLRYADWDGLYDYCTVSAMPVGRFVLDVHGEDRRLWPASDALCAALQVINHLQDCGKDYRALDRVYVPLDLLAAAGAEVADLGRPEASPGLRRVIVELAARCDALLDRSAGFSAGIRDRRLGTEVAVIQRLARSLTARLMRRDPLSERVHHGKAEAALLALSAALPRLVRR from the coding sequence ATGAGCGAGGCGGCGGCGCTGGCATCGGGCAAGGGTGCCAAGGACGAGAATTTCCCGGTCGCCTCCTGGCTGGTGGCGCCGCGCCACCGGCCGGTGATCCTGGCCTTCTATGCCTTTGCCCGGCTGGCGGACGATATCGCGGATCACCCGACCGTGACCGCCGAGACCAAGCTCGCCCGGCTGGAGGCGATGCGCGCCTCGCTGACCGGCGAGGCGGAGAGCGAGCCGGTGGCGACGCGGCTGCGCGCGATGCTGGCCGAGGCCGGGCTCGGCGATCGGCATGCGCTCGATCTGCTCGAGGCGTTCCGCCGCGACGTGACGCGGCTGCGCTATGCCGATTGGGACGGGCTCTATGACTATTGCACCGTCTCGGCGATGCCGGTCGGCCGATTCGTGCTCGATGTCCATGGCGAGGACCGGCGCCTCTGGCCCGCCTCGGACGCGCTCTGCGCGGCGCTGCAGGTGATCAACCATCTCCAGGATTGCGGGAAGGATTATCGCGCGCTGGATCGGGTCTATGTGCCGCTCGATCTGCTCGCGGCGGCGGGGGCGGAGGTCGCCGATCTCGGCCGGCCCGAGGCGAGCCCGGGCCTGCGCCGGGTGATCGTGGAGCTGGCCGCGCGCTGCGACGCGCTGCTCGATCGCTCCGCCGGCTTCTCCGCCGGGATCCGCGATCGCCGGCTCGGCACCGAGGTGGCGGTGATCCAGCGGCTGGCGCGCAGCCTCACGGCGCGGCTGATGCGGCGCGATCCGCTGTCGGAGCGCGTGCATCACGGCAAGGCGGAGGCGGCTTTGCTCGCGCTCTCGGCCGCGCTGCCGCGGCTGGTGCGGCGATGA
- the hpnD gene encoding presqualene diphosphate synthase HpnD → MSAPAAAGSSFYAGMRVLPRRERHAMYAIYAFCREVDDIADDQRGARPERARALEGWRRDLDDLYAGGPGGRAAFLAEAVRDFALERADFEAVIDGMAMDVAEDMRWPPMATLDLYCDRVASAVGRLSVNVFGMERATGVKLSHHLGRALQLTNILRDIDEDAAIGRLYLPREALEAAGIGLGDIDQVIADPRLDAACRTLLAEAERHYAAADAILRDRPAGHLIAPRLMSSAYGALLRRMKAVGWRAPRRRVRHNRLALAWTLLALRLGR, encoded by the coding sequence ATGAGCGCGCCCGCCGCCGCCGGCAGCTCCTTCTATGCCGGCATGCGCGTGCTGCCCCGGCGCGAGCGCCACGCCATGTACGCGATCTACGCCTTTTGCCGCGAGGTGGACGATATCGCCGACGACCAGCGCGGCGCGCGGCCCGAGCGGGCGCGCGCGCTGGAGGGCTGGCGGCGCGATCTCGACGATCTCTATGCCGGCGGCCCGGGCGGCCGCGCCGCCTTTCTCGCCGAGGCGGTGCGCGACTTCGCGCTGGAGCGCGCCGATTTCGAGGCGGTGATCGACGGCATGGCGATGGATGTCGCCGAGGATATGCGCTGGCCGCCGATGGCGACGCTCGATCTCTACTGCGATCGCGTGGCCTCGGCGGTGGGGCGGCTTTCGGTCAATGTCTTCGGCATGGAGCGAGCGACCGGGGTGAAGCTCTCGCACCATCTCGGCCGCGCGCTGCAATTGACCAACATCCTGCGCGACATCGACGAGGACGCCGCGATCGGTCGCCTCTACCTGCCGCGCGAGGCGCTCGAGGCGGCGGGGATCGGGCTCGGCGATATCGACCAGGTGATCGCCGATCCCCGGCTGGACGCCGCCTGCCGGACGCTGCTGGCCGAGGCCGAGCGCCATTACGCGGCCGCCGACGCGATTCTGCGCGACAGGCCGGCGGGGCATCTGATCGCGCCGCGGCTCATGTCGAGCGCCTATGGCGCGCTGCTCCGGCGGATGAAGGCGGTCGGGTGGCGGGCGCCGCGCCGGCGGGTGCGGCACAACCGGCTCGCGCTCGCCTGGACGCTGCTGGCGCTGAGGCTGGGGCGGTGA